From Serinicoccus profundi, the proteins below share one genomic window:
- a CDS encoding thioredoxin domain-containing protein: protein MPNRLQSSTSPYLLQHAHNPVDWWEWGEDAFAEASRRGCPVLLSVGYAACHWCHVMAHESFEDEEVAQVLREGFVAVKVDREERPDVDAAYLSATTALTGQGGWPMTCLLTPSGEPFWAGTYLPRDQFLQLLRTAAEQWEQDRDRLEEGAGQITSALQEAHARAASTRVGTDLDLHAAVATLGTEHDPQWGGFGGAPKFPPSMVLAFLLRHHARTGDERALHMVRSTAEHLARSGTYDQVGGGFSRYAVDRAWVVPHFEKMLYDNALLLGVYADLARTDETSRPWAERVVRETVEWLVRELWTEQEAFASSLDADTDGVEGATYTWTRSELAAALGPEDGERAADLLGVTSRGTFEHGRSTLQLREDPADWRWYAGIRQRLDVTRSLRAQPGRDDKVVTAWNGLLISSLAHAGWVFDEEDWVDLAARCARFLLREHVVDGRLRRSSRDGVVGGALAVAEDFGNLADGLLALHRATGDPHWLVEAEQLLERGVDLFGQPDGGFAATGHDGEQLFVTPTTTGDNAEPGGLSALALPLVRAGAQGARPDLLERADEALRVVTAPAQHAPRFAGWSLVAMEELAAGPVTVQLGPDASPELVRAARHTPVGTLVMGAVGPVDGLEPGQALVCRGTVCGLPSSDPASLP, encoded by the coding sequence ATGCCGAACCGCCTGCAGAGCAGCACCTCCCCCTACCTCCTGCAGCACGCCCACAACCCGGTGGACTGGTGGGAGTGGGGCGAGGACGCCTTCGCCGAGGCGAGTCGGCGCGGGTGCCCCGTCCTGCTGTCCGTGGGGTATGCCGCCTGCCACTGGTGCCACGTCATGGCGCACGAGTCCTTTGAGGACGAGGAGGTCGCTCAGGTGCTTCGGGAGGGCTTCGTCGCGGTGAAGGTGGACCGCGAGGAGCGCCCGGACGTCGACGCGGCCTACCTGAGCGCCACCACCGCGCTCACCGGTCAGGGCGGCTGGCCGATGACCTGCCTGCTCACCCCCTCGGGCGAGCCGTTCTGGGCAGGCACCTACCTGCCCCGCGACCAGTTCCTGCAGCTGCTGCGGACCGCCGCCGAGCAGTGGGAGCAGGACCGCGACCGGCTCGAGGAGGGCGCGGGCCAGATCACCTCCGCGCTGCAGGAGGCGCATGCGCGAGCCGCGTCCACGCGGGTCGGGACCGACCTCGACCTGCACGCGGCCGTGGCGACGCTGGGCACCGAGCACGACCCGCAGTGGGGAGGTTTCGGCGGGGCACCGAAGTTCCCCCCGTCGATGGTGCTCGCCTTCCTGCTGCGCCACCACGCCCGCACCGGCGACGAGCGGGCGCTGCACATGGTCCGGTCCACCGCTGAGCACCTCGCCCGGTCCGGCACCTACGACCAGGTGGGCGGCGGCTTCTCCCGGTATGCCGTCGACCGGGCCTGGGTGGTCCCCCACTTCGAGAAGATGCTCTACGACAACGCCCTGCTGCTCGGGGTGTATGCCGACCTGGCGCGCACCGACGAGACGTCCCGCCCGTGGGCCGAGCGGGTGGTCCGCGAGACCGTCGAGTGGCTCGTGCGTGAGCTGTGGACCGAGCAGGAGGCCTTCGCCAGCTCGCTGGACGCCGACACCGACGGCGTCGAAGGAGCCACCTACACCTGGACCCGGTCCGAGCTGGCGGCCGCCCTCGGCCCCGAGGACGGCGAGCGGGCCGCCGACCTGCTGGGCGTCACGAGCCGCGGAACGTTCGAGCACGGCCGCTCGACCCTCCAGCTGCGCGAGGACCCCGCGGACTGGCGGTGGTATGCCGGGATCCGGCAGCGCCTGGACGTCACCCGCAGCCTGCGCGCGCAGCCGGGCCGGGACGACAAGGTGGTGACGGCGTGGAACGGCCTCCTCATCAGCTCCCTGGCCCACGCAGGGTGGGTCTTCGACGAGGAGGACTGGGTCGACCTGGCCGCTCGGTGCGCGCGCTTCCTGCTGCGCGAGCACGTCGTCGACGGACGGCTGCGCCGCAGCTCGCGGGACGGCGTCGTCGGCGGTGCGCTGGCCGTCGCCGAGGACTTCGGCAACCTCGCCGACGGCCTCCTGGCCCTGCACCGCGCCACGGGTGACCCGCACTGGCTGGTCGAGGCGGAGCAGCTGCTGGAGCGTGGGGTCGACCTCTTCGGCCAACCGGACGGAGGTTTCGCGGCCACCGGGCACGACGGCGAGCAGCTCTTCGTCACACCCACGACGACCGGCGACAACGCCGAGCCGGGCGGTCTGTCGGCCCTCGCGCTCCCCCTGGTCCGAGCGGGGGCCCAAGGCGCTCGCCCCGACCTGCTGGAGCGTGCTGACGAGGCGCTGCGCGTCGTGACAGCTCCCGCCCAGCACGCACCTCGCTTCGCCGGCTGGTCGCTCGTGGCGATGGAGGAGCTCGCCGCCGGGCCGGTCACGGTCCAGCTCGGCCCCGACGCGTCCCCCGAGCTGGTGCGGGCGGCACGGCATACCCCGGTGGGCACCCTGGTCATGGGTGCGGTCGGACCGGTCGACGGGCTCGAACCGGGGCAGGCGCTCGTCTGCCGAGGAACGGTCTGCGGCCTCCCGTCATCGGACCCCGCGTCGCTGCCCTGA
- a CDS encoding LCP family protein: MRISRALATATAALVLASCGGADTSSTQVAPTSADPDSATGTASAGPAPDTGVTSAPPEADSPASAVPTTATDSAGATGSGGSTATGDDDTAASATSTSSSPEPTTQEPEASPLGGGPVTILLIGTDSRDPASMGGASDTIMLMHLPEDREEIALVSLTRDMWVDIPGLGQGKINSAFARGGTDTLRATVSDLLGGVEIDYVLQSNFQGFINLTRWLEGFEVDNQHASSVTVGSTGRQVVFEEGEIWLENTDGLIYSRERKTLPLGDLDRTERQRAVLIGMMDRMQERLEEDPQDFPELVANLRDNVKVTGDLDVADFVALAPLLTELDPEDTISLMVPITGFDMIAGQSVNIVDREQTSALGEALREDSLEEYVERWGTGYAPGG, from the coding sequence GTGCGCATCTCCCGAGCCCTGGCCACGGCCACCGCAGCCCTCGTGCTGGCGTCCTGCGGCGGCGCCGACACCTCCTCCACCCAGGTCGCGCCCACCTCGGCGGACCCGGACAGTGCGACGGGGACGGCCAGCGCGGGGCCGGCGCCCGACACGGGGGTGACCTCCGCCCCACCGGAAGCCGACTCCCCCGCGTCGGCGGTCCCGACCACCGCGACCGACTCGGCCGGCGCGACCGGCTCGGGTGGCTCGACCGCCACCGGCGACGACGACACCGCAGCGTCGGCCACGTCGACCTCGAGCAGCCCCGAGCCGACGACGCAGGAGCCGGAGGCCTCGCCGCTCGGGGGCGGCCCGGTGACCATCCTGCTCATCGGCACCGACTCCCGCGATCCGGCCTCCATGGGTGGCGCCTCGGACACCATCATGCTCATGCACCTGCCCGAGGACCGCGAGGAGATCGCCCTGGTCTCGCTGACCCGGGACATGTGGGTCGACATCCCCGGTCTGGGGCAGGGCAAGATCAACTCCGCCTTCGCCCGGGGCGGCACCGACACCCTGCGGGCCACCGTGTCCGATCTGCTCGGCGGGGTCGAGATCGACTACGTGCTGCAGTCCAACTTCCAGGGCTTCATCAACCTCACCCGATGGCTCGAGGGCTTCGAGGTGGACAACCAGCACGCCTCGTCGGTGACGGTCGGCTCGACCGGGCGGCAGGTGGTCTTCGAGGAGGGGGAGATCTGGCTGGAGAACACCGACGGGCTGATCTACTCCCGTGAGCGCAAGACGCTGCCCCTCGGCGACCTCGACCGCACCGAACGTCAGCGCGCCGTCCTCATCGGGATGATGGACCGGATGCAGGAGCGCCTCGAGGAGGATCCGCAGGACTTCCCCGAGCTCGTGGCCAACCTGCGCGACAACGTCAAGGTGACCGGTGACCTCGACGTCGCCGACTTCGTGGCGCTGGCGCCGCTGCTCACCGAGCTCGACCCGGAGGACACGATCTCCCTCATGGTCCCCATCACCGGCTTCGACATGATCGCCGGTCAGTCGGTCAACATCGTGGACCGCGAGCAGACGTCGGCCCTCGGCGAGGCGCTCCGGGAGGACTCCCTGGAGGAGTATGTCGAGCGCTGGGGCACCGGCTACGCGCCGGGCGGCTGA
- a CDS encoding TSUP family transporter produces MLEALDLEPRVLVFLALAALVAGFIDAVVGGGGLIQLPALLVALPGASPVQLLATNKVGSICGTTTSAITYLRRIRPDLRTALPLAGAAFCGGASGAVLAFSISKAAFNPIILGVLVAVGAYTLMKPSMGQMQALRFGHSRRRHVGSTVLIGLAVGTYDGALGPGTGSFFVFALVSVLGYGFLEASAKAKIANLATNLAALVVFIPQGAVVWSVGLLIGAANVLGGYLGARVAVSRGSGFVRMVFVVLVAAFVVKIGYDTWVQFTG; encoded by the coding sequence GTGCTGGAGGCTCTCGATCTCGAGCCTCGGGTCCTGGTCTTCCTCGCCCTCGCCGCCCTGGTGGCCGGGTTCATCGACGCGGTCGTGGGCGGGGGCGGCCTCATCCAGCTGCCGGCCCTGCTCGTCGCCCTCCCCGGGGCGAGCCCGGTGCAGCTGCTCGCCACCAACAAGGTGGGCTCGATCTGCGGCACCACCACCAGCGCGATCACCTACCTGCGGCGGATCCGACCCGATCTGCGGACCGCCCTGCCCCTGGCCGGGGCCGCCTTCTGCGGCGGCGCGTCCGGTGCGGTGCTCGCCTTCTCCATCTCCAAGGCGGCCTTCAACCCGATCATCCTCGGCGTCCTCGTCGCGGTCGGTGCCTACACACTCATGAAGCCCTCGATGGGGCAGATGCAGGCCCTGCGCTTCGGGCACTCGAGGCGGCGGCACGTCGGGTCGACCGTCCTCATCGGTCTGGCGGTCGGCACCTATGACGGGGCGCTGGGGCCGGGCACCGGTTCCTTCTTCGTCTTCGCGCTGGTCAGCGTCCTGGGGTATGGCTTCCTCGAGGCCAGCGCCAAGGCCAAGATCGCCAACCTGGCCACCAATCTCGCAGCGCTGGTCGTCTTCATCCCCCAGGGGGCGGTGGTCTGGTCGGTGGGACTGCTCATCGGGGCGGCCAACGTGCTGGGCGGCTACCTCGGGGCGCGGGTCGCGGTGTCACGGGGCAGCGGCTTCGTGCGCATGGTCTTCGTCGTCCTGGTCGCCGCCTTCGTCGTCAAGATCGGCTACGACACCTGGGTGCAGTTCACCGGCTGA
- a CDS encoding proline--tRNA ligase — translation MRLSTLFLRTLREDPADAELPGHKLLVRAGYIRRAAPGVYSWLPLGLKVLRKVEGVVREEMDAIGGQELSFPALLPREPYEATGRWTEYGPNLFRLQDRKGVDMLLGPTHEEMFTLAVKDMFSSYKELPLTLYQIQTKYRDEARPRAGLLRGREFIMKDSYSFDVSDEGLDEAYARHREAYIRIFDRLGFDYVIVYADSGAMGGSASEEFLAVSPIGEDTFVRCEASGYAANVEAVVVPQAPAVDASVVEAIPAAHVEDTPDSPTIASLVDQGNALHPRADGRPWTAVDTLKNVVVLLTHPDGTTEPLAIGLPGDRDVDAKRLEAQIAPATWRPFEEADFAAYPMLAKGYIGPGVLGESTADSGGSGIRYLLDPSVAEGSAWVTGADEHGKHVFDLVLGRDFTADGTIQAAEIREGDPSPDGAGTLTLARGIEMGHIFQLGRKYAEALDLKVLDENGKLVTVTMGSYGVGVSRAVAAVAEATHDELGLVWPRELAPADVHVVATGKDQAVFEHAEGLVAELEAQGLEVVYDDRPKVSPGVKFKDAELLGVPTIVVVGKGLADGVVEIKDRRSGERREVTLDATVTEVLSEVRGSTATSAG, via the coding sequence ATGCGCCTGTCGACCCTGTTCCTGCGGACCCTGCGCGAGGACCCGGCCGACGCCGAGCTGCCCGGGCACAAGCTGCTCGTGCGCGCCGGCTACATCCGGCGGGCCGCCCCGGGCGTCTACTCCTGGCTGCCGCTGGGGCTCAAGGTCCTGCGCAAGGTCGAGGGCGTCGTCCGCGAGGAGATGGACGCCATCGGCGGCCAGGAGCTGAGCTTCCCCGCCCTCCTGCCGCGCGAGCCCTACGAGGCGACCGGCCGCTGGACCGAGTACGGCCCCAACCTCTTCCGGCTGCAGGACCGCAAGGGCGTCGACATGCTGCTGGGCCCGACCCACGAGGAGATGTTCACCCTCGCGGTCAAGGACATGTTCAGCTCCTACAAGGAGCTGCCGCTGACGCTCTACCAGATCCAGACGAAGTACCGCGACGAGGCGCGTCCCCGCGCCGGCCTGCTGCGCGGCCGCGAGTTCATCATGAAGGACTCCTACTCCTTCGACGTGAGCGACGAGGGGCTCGACGAGGCCTACGCGCGGCACCGCGAGGCCTACATCCGGATCTTCGACCGGCTCGGCTTCGACTACGTCATCGTCTACGCCGACTCCGGCGCCATGGGCGGCTCGGCCAGCGAGGAGTTCCTCGCGGTCAGCCCGATCGGCGAGGACACCTTCGTGCGCTGCGAGGCCTCCGGGTATGCCGCGAACGTCGAGGCGGTCGTCGTGCCCCAGGCGCCCGCCGTCGACGCCTCCGTCGTCGAGGCGATCCCCGCCGCCCATGTCGAGGACACCCCCGACAGCCCGACCATCGCGTCCCTGGTGGACCAGGGCAACGCGCTGCACCCGCGGGCCGACGGCCGGCCCTGGACGGCGGTCGACACGCTCAAGAACGTCGTGGTCCTCCTCACCCACCCCGACGGCACCACCGAGCCGCTGGCCATCGGCCTGCCCGGTGACCGTGACGTCGACGCCAAGCGGCTGGAGGCGCAGATCGCGCCCGCCACCTGGCGCCCCTTCGAGGAGGCCGACTTCGCCGCCTACCCGATGCTCGCCAAGGGCTACATCGGACCGGGTGTCCTCGGGGAGAGCACCGCAGACTCGGGCGGCAGCGGCATCCGCTACCTCCTCGACCCCTCTGTCGCCGAGGGCTCGGCATGGGTCACCGGCGCCGACGAGCACGGCAAGCACGTCTTCGACCTGGTCCTCGGCCGGGACTTCACCGCCGACGGCACCATCCAGGCCGCGGAGATCCGCGAGGGCGACCCCAGCCCGGACGGCGCCGGCACGCTCACCCTGGCCAGGGGTATCGAGATGGGCCACATCTTCCAGCTCGGGCGTAAGTACGCCGAGGCGCTGGACCTCAAGGTCCTCGACGAGAACGGCAAGCTCGTCACGGTGACCATGGGCTCCTACGGGGTCGGTGTCTCCCGCGCGGTCGCCGCCGTCGCGGAGGCCACCCACGACGAGCTGGGTCTGGTGTGGCCGCGCGAGCTGGCCCCCGCCGACGTCCACGTCGTCGCGACGGGCAAGGACCAGGCGGTCTTCGAGCACGCCGAGGGACTCGTCGCCGAGCTCGAGGCGCAGGGCCTGGAGGTCGTCTACGACGACCGGCCCAAGGTCAGCCCCGGCGTGAAGTTCAAGGACGCCGAGCTGCTCGGCGTCCCGACGATCGTCGTGGTCGGCAAGGGACTCGCCGACGGCGTGGTCGAGATCAAGGACCGCCGGTCCGGCGAGCGCCGCGAGGTCACGCTCGACGCCACGGTGACCGAGGTGCTCTCCGAGGTGCGGGGCTCGACCGCCACCTCGGCCGGCTGA
- a CDS encoding cysteine desulfurase-like protein, with protein MPLDVAAVRAQFPSLQSGIAFFDGPGGSQTPSAVAEAVAATLTSAISNRGVVTASEQAAEEVVSSARSALGDLLGVEPGEVVFGRSMTALTMDLARTLAREQRWGPGDEVVVTSLDHDANIRPWVLAAEAAGATVRWAEVDAATGELPLEALTAVLSDRTRLVAVPGAANLIGTRPDVRPLADAAHAAGALVHVDAVHLAAHARVDRAALGADLLSCSPYKFFGPHLGVLAARADLLKELRPDKLLPSSDAVPERFELGTLPYELLAGAAAAVDVIAGWGVGGSRPERLTSAFAAVEEHEDALRERTEDGLRQVEGLTLWSRAAHRTPTLLFTLEGVEPSAVHRHLATRGVNAPASHFYAWELAHRLGLGPAGGVRVGMAPYTSTDDVDRLLAGVAEVAAAR; from the coding sequence ATGCCTCTCGACGTCGCCGCCGTCCGCGCGCAGTTCCCGTCCCTGCAGTCCGGGATCGCCTTCTTCGACGGCCCCGGCGGCTCGCAGACGCCGAGCGCGGTGGCCGAGGCGGTGGCCGCCACGCTGACCAGCGCCATCTCCAACAGGGGCGTGGTGACCGCCTCGGAGCAGGCCGCCGAGGAGGTCGTCTCCAGCGCCCGCTCGGCCCTGGGCGACCTGCTGGGCGTGGAGCCGGGGGAGGTGGTCTTCGGCCGGAGCATGACCGCGCTGACCATGGACCTCGCCCGCACCCTGGCCCGGGAGCAGCGCTGGGGCCCCGGGGACGAGGTGGTCGTGACCTCCCTGGACCACGACGCCAACATCCGACCGTGGGTCCTCGCTGCGGAGGCGGCAGGTGCCACGGTCCGGTGGGCCGAGGTCGACGCCGCGACGGGTGAGCTGCCGCTCGAGGCGCTCACCGCCGTCCTGTCCGACCGGACCCGCCTCGTGGCCGTCCCCGGGGCGGCCAACCTCATCGGCACCCGGCCCGACGTCCGGCCCCTCGCCGACGCCGCGCACGCGGCCGGTGCGCTGGTGCACGTCGACGCCGTGCACCTCGCCGCGCACGCCCGGGTGGACCGGGCCGCGCTCGGGGCCGACCTGCTCTCCTGCTCGCCCTACAAGTTCTTCGGCCCGCACCTCGGGGTCCTCGCGGCGCGGGCCGACCTGCTGAAGGAGCTGCGGCCGGACAAGCTGCTGCCCTCCAGCGACGCGGTGCCCGAGCGTTTCGAGCTGGGCACCCTGCCCTACGAGCTGCTCGCCGGCGCGGCGGCGGCCGTCGACGTCATCGCGGGCTGGGGCGTGGGCGGCTCCCGACCCGAGCGGCTCACCAGCGCCTTCGCGGCCGTCGAGGAGCACGAGGACGCCCTGCGCGAGCGCACCGAGGACGGGCTGCGACAGGTCGAGGGGCTCACGCTGTGGTCCCGGGCCGCCCACCGCACCCCGACGCTGCTGTTCACGCTCGAGGGGGTGGAGCCGTCGGCCGTCCACCGCCACCTGGCCACCCGGGGCGTCAACGCGCCGGCCTCGCACTTCTACGCCTGGGAGCTCGCCCACCGGCTCGGGCTCGGCCCGGCCGGCGGGGTGCGGGTAGGGATGGCGCCCTACACGAGCACCGACGACGTCGACCGCCTGCTCGCGGGGGTCGCCGAGGTCGCGGCCGCCCGCTGA
- a CDS encoding M28 family peptidase, which produces MTSRLRPRRTLGAAAAAALITTSLVAVPSGAAPAGKTGCDSRTNNTYAKLLECVTLDGVLEHMEAFQAIADAHGGNRASDTPGYQASVDYVVETLEASGWSAEVVPFTYDAADSELDQLTPLAASHPHRYATGTGEGEVTAAVVPVDINLVGDRANTSGCEAADFAGFPAGAIALVQRGGCAFGVKALNAEAAGAGGVIIFNQGDTSAGDRFGVLNPTLGGQDIVDIPVVGTSFDSGVSLAQAGSTARVSVQFTEVTSYNVIGELAGRAEGNVVMAGAHLDSVTAGPGINDNGSGSAGLLEVAQQMSKSRPENTVRLAWWGAEELGLIGSTEWVGQRTPEELEEIALYLNFDMIASPNYYFGVYDANESSFEAPVTVPAGSEHIEGTFESFYTLRGEPYDDSAFSGRSDYQAFINEGIPSGGLFTGAEVVKTPEQQAVWGGVAGESFDQCYHQACDTIDNLSHEALEVNADAVAFAVFRYAMSTEGVNGVRGASVPGRFTIPAPAGPEHTFAGPLGGDDGHDPDHEGEHE; this is translated from the coding sequence ATGACATCTCGCCTGCGCCCTCGGCGCACGCTGGGCGCCGCGGCTGCCGCCGCCCTCATCACCACCTCGCTGGTGGCCGTGCCCTCAGGGGCCGCCCCGGCAGGGAAGACCGGCTGCGACAGCCGCACCAACAACACCTACGCCAAGCTCCTGGAGTGCGTCACCCTCGACGGCGTCCTGGAGCACATGGAGGCCTTCCAGGCCATCGCGGACGCCCACGGCGGCAACCGCGCCTCGGACACCCCGGGCTACCAGGCCAGCGTCGACTACGTCGTCGAGACGCTGGAGGCGTCGGGCTGGTCGGCCGAGGTCGTGCCCTTCACCTACGACGCGGCCGACTCCGAGCTCGACCAGCTGACCCCGCTGGCCGCGAGCCATCCGCACCGCTACGCCACGGGCACCGGTGAGGGCGAGGTCACCGCCGCCGTCGTCCCGGTGGACATCAACCTCGTCGGCGACCGGGCCAACACCAGCGGCTGCGAGGCGGCGGACTTCGCCGGCTTCCCCGCCGGCGCGATCGCGCTGGTCCAACGTGGGGGTTGCGCCTTCGGGGTCAAGGCGCTCAACGCCGAGGCGGCCGGTGCCGGCGGAGTGATCATCTTCAACCAGGGCGACACGAGCGCTGGTGACCGCTTCGGTGTCCTCAACCCGACGCTCGGCGGGCAGGACATCGTCGACATCCCCGTCGTCGGCACCTCCTTCGACTCGGGCGTCTCGCTGGCCCAGGCCGGCTCGACCGCCCGCGTGTCCGTGCAGTTCACCGAGGTCACGTCCTACAACGTCATCGGCGAGCTCGCCGGCCGGGCGGAGGGCAATGTCGTCATGGCCGGTGCCCACCTCGACTCGGTGACCGCTGGTCCTGGCATCAACGACAACGGCTCCGGATCCGCCGGGCTGCTCGAGGTCGCCCAGCAGATGAGCAAGTCCCGCCCCGAGAACACCGTGCGACTCGCCTGGTGGGGCGCCGAGGAGCTCGGTCTCATCGGCTCCACCGAGTGGGTCGGACAGCGGACGCCCGAGGAGCTCGAGGAGATCGCGCTCTACCTCAACTTCGACATGATCGCCTCGCCGAACTACTACTTCGGCGTGTATGACGCGAACGAGTCCAGCTTCGAGGCCCCGGTCACGGTGCCCGCCGGGTCGGAGCACATCGAGGGCACCTTCGAGTCGTTCTACACCCTGCGGGGCGAGCCCTACGACGACTCGGCCTTCAGCGGTCGCAGCGACTACCAGGCCTTCATCAATGAGGGCATCCCCTCCGGTGGTCTGTTCACTGGCGCCGAGGTCGTCAAGACGCCGGAGCAGCAGGCGGTCTGGGGCGGCGTGGCCGGTGAGTCCTTCGACCAGTGCTACCACCAGGCCTGCGACACGATCGACAACCTCAGCCACGAGGCCCTCGAGGTCAACGCGGATGCGGTGGCCTTCGCCGTCTTCCGCTACGCCATGTCGACCGAGGGCGTCAACGGCGTCCGGGGGGCGAGCGTCCCCGGCCGGTTCACCATCCCGGCCCCGGCCGGGCCGGAGCACACCTTCGCCGGTCCGCTCGGTGGCGACGACGGCCACGACCCAGACCACGAGGGCGAGCACGAGTAA
- a CDS encoding prolyl oligopeptidase family serine peptidase — MTEQTEQTDAHVWLEEVESERALAWVRERSSASEEGLRGDPRFAQLHGGIQEALEASDRIPLVAQAGDHLYGFWTDADHPRGVWRRTSWESYRTQDPEWEVLVDVDALAAQEDVPWVWQGASLLRPGCDRALVHLSRGGADAGTTRELDLGTGEFVPAPEGFAKPEAKGRLAWRDRDHVYLTTAQDPTGATRSGYPRTARLWRRGTPVEQAEVVHTIPEDDLGLFVHHDQDRSQTVLTRVPAFYREQTLVVTGDGVQALDLPETASVSVHGDKVAVELRHAWRPDGTTEHAPGSLLVAPLAAVLADPTSAPWARLVTPDDRSALVDVTWTAHQLVTTTLRDVRHTVQAHRATADGWVSTDLTDALEIGLRSVSVSAVDDHASDDLWLVTTGFLDPMTLSLAQLVESTESTDGVALEPLRQAPARFDASGLGVTQEWATSADGTRVPYWQVGPADLPLDGTTPTVLHGYGGFEHALTPAYDPIVGRAWLAHGHVHVVAGIRGGGEFGPRWHQGALQENRHRAYEDFVCVARDLVTRGVTSVPRLGTTGRSNGGLLVGNMLTGYPEDFGAIVCQVPLLDMARYHQLLAGASWMAEYGDPDDPEQWGWLQTFSPYHRFDPERPTPPVYLATSTRDDRVHPGHARKMAALLEEHGRDVTYWENTEGGHGGASTAAQWATWHALAWAFLHERITDPVS, encoded by the coding sequence GTGACTGAGCAGACCGAGCAGACCGACGCCCACGTCTGGCTGGAGGAGGTCGAGTCCGAGCGAGCCCTGGCCTGGGTGCGCGAGCGCTCGAGCGCCAGCGAGGAGGGGCTGCGGGGCGACCCGCGCTTCGCGCAGCTCCACGGCGGGATCCAGGAGGCCCTGGAGGCCAGCGACCGGATCCCCCTCGTCGCCCAGGCGGGAGACCACCTCTACGGCTTCTGGACCGACGCGGACCACCCGCGAGGGGTATGGCGTCGCACCAGCTGGGAGTCCTACCGCACGCAGGACCCGGAGTGGGAGGTCCTCGTCGACGTCGACGCGCTGGCCGCGCAGGAGGACGTGCCGTGGGTGTGGCAGGGCGCGAGCCTGCTCCGGCCCGGGTGCGACCGCGCGCTGGTCCACCTGTCGCGGGGCGGCGCCGACGCCGGCACCACCCGGGAGCTGGACCTCGGGACCGGTGAGTTCGTGCCCGCGCCCGAGGGCTTCGCCAAGCCCGAGGCCAAGGGCCGGCTGGCCTGGCGGGACCGCGACCACGTCTACCTCACCACCGCGCAGGACCCGACCGGCGCGACCCGGTCGGGCTACCCCCGCACCGCACGCCTCTGGCGCCGCGGCACCCCCGTCGAGCAGGCCGAGGTGGTGCACACCATCCCCGAGGACGACCTGGGACTCTTCGTGCACCACGACCAGGATCGCTCGCAGACCGTCCTCACCCGGGTTCCGGCCTTCTACCGCGAGCAGACCCTCGTCGTCACCGGGGACGGCGTGCAGGCCCTGGACCTGCCGGAGACCGCGTCCGTCTCCGTGCACGGCGACAAGGTCGCGGTCGAGCTCCGCCACGCCTGGCGGCCCGACGGCACCACCGAGCACGCACCGGGCTCGCTGCTCGTGGCCCCGCTCGCCGCGGTGCTCGCCGACCCCACGTCGGCACCCTGGGCCCGCCTCGTCACCCCGGACGACCGGTCCGCGCTCGTCGACGTGACGTGGACCGCCCACCAGCTGGTCACCACCACGCTGCGGGACGTGCGGCATACGGTCCAGGCGCACCGGGCCACCGCTGACGGGTGGGTCAGCACCGACCTCACCGACGCCCTGGAGATCGGTCTCCGCTCGGTCAGCGTGTCCGCGGTCGACGACCATGCGAGCGACGACCTCTGGCTGGTGACCACCGGCTTCCTCGACCCGATGACCCTCTCCCTGGCTCAGCTCGTGGAGTCCACCGAGTCCACCGACGGCGTCGCGCTCGAGCCGCTGCGTCAGGCCCCCGCGCGCTTCGACGCCTCCGGGCTGGGCGTCACCCAGGAGTGGGCCACCTCCGCCGACGGCACCCGGGTGCCCTACTGGCAGGTCGGGCCCGCCGACCTGCCGCTGGACGGCACGACGCCGACCGTCCTGCACGGCTACGGCGGCTTCGAGCATGCCCTCACCCCCGCCTACGACCCCATCGTCGGGCGTGCCTGGCTGGCGCACGGTCACGTCCACGTCGTCGCGGGCATCCGCGGTGGTGGCGAGTTCGGCCCGCGCTGGCACCAAGGAGCCCTGCAGGAGAACCGCCACCGCGCCTACGAGGACTTCGTCTGCGTCGCCCGCGACCTCGTCACCCGCGGCGTCACCTCCGTCCCACGGCTCGGGACGACCGGCCGCAGCAACGGCGGCCTGCTCGTGGGCAACATGCTCACCGGCTACCCCGAGGACTTCGGGGCGATCGTCTGCCAGGTGCCGCTGCTCGACATGGCGCGCTACCACCAGCTGCTCGCCGGTGCGTCGTGGATGGCGGAGTACGGCGACCCGGACGACCCCGAGCAGTGGGGTTGGCTCCAGACCTTCTCCCCCTACCACCGCTTCGACCCCGAGCGCCCCACTCCCCCGGTCTACCTCGCGACCTCGACCCGCGACGACCGCGTGCACCCGGGGCACGCGCGCAAGATGGCGGCGCTGCTGGAGGAGCACGGGCGCGACGTGACCTACTGGGAGAACACCGAGGGCGGGCACGGCGGCGCGAGCACCGCGGCGCAGTGGGCGACCTGGCACGCGCTCGCCTGGGCGTTCCTGCACGAGCGGATCACCGACCCGGTGTCCTGA